Proteins encoded within one genomic window of Microbacterium sp. zg-B185:
- a CDS encoding transglutaminase-like domain-containing protein produces MTAPRPASAPITARRWCLDLTASAVLVAVALVGFWPTFAGPSFLPAAIGGIVIGLGIAGVALWRRWGILITTGLVIAAYFVFGGALALPHSTILGVVPTLETLHKLALGTVTAWKQMLTTVAPLAAADGHLIVPFLLALVVTTLTASLALRMSQVAWALLPAGVLLMLVIALGTPEPAFPIGQGLVFAVVSIAWLALRQIWAPQNTAVSVSEMQPSRASHMRMRRLLAGVAVVAVAGGAGVATGALAAPAEPRHVFRDVIIPPFNVRDYPSPLQAFRKNVRDDVDETLFTVQGLPKGARIRTAVMDEYDGMVYNVADGGPTSSSAFSPLRSNMSPDAEGVPVTLKIAVDEYDGVWMPTAGALSEIRFDGDRAEELRRGTFVNTATGTAVATPRLRAGDEYSVDAVMPAMPDDDQLAEVEFGKVAAPKQSNVPEELTSLAAETVANAESPIEQVRALESFLSEGGFFSHGLEGEVLSRAGHTAERITTLIGGDQMIGDDEQYAVAMALLAGEVGIPVRVVMGYYPDEEQEGEALFTATGDNVHAWVEANFEGVGWLPFTPTPPEDQVPNDQNTKPRVDPKPQVLQPPPPPQEPVDLPPTLPDDRESEDETLNIAGILGAILLIGGIALAIIALLMSPFIVIGAWKASRRRSRRTAARTADRISGGWDELTDRAVDYGARLTPGGTRPEEAAAVVATLAVPRVADLAHRADADVFGPADPTPEDVESFWNEIDTIVGGLGEDAGFWKRTKARLSVRSLLGGTAISTRMRGLREAASARVRRESGTIKSSTSTAAAPESETP; encoded by the coding sequence GTGACCGCGCCCCGCCCCGCATCCGCGCCGATCACCGCGCGCCGCTGGTGCCTCGACCTCACCGCGAGCGCCGTGCTGGTCGCGGTCGCGCTCGTGGGTTTCTGGCCCACTTTCGCCGGTCCGTCGTTCCTGCCCGCCGCCATCGGCGGCATCGTGATCGGCCTCGGCATCGCGGGCGTCGCCCTGTGGCGACGCTGGGGCATCCTGATCACCACCGGGCTGGTCATCGCCGCGTACTTCGTCTTCGGCGGGGCTCTCGCGCTCCCGCACTCCACCATTCTCGGTGTCGTCCCCACCCTCGAGACGCTGCACAAGCTCGCGCTGGGCACGGTCACCGCCTGGAAGCAGATGCTCACCACGGTCGCCCCCCTCGCGGCAGCCGACGGGCACCTGATCGTGCCGTTCCTCCTTGCGCTCGTGGTCACCACCCTCACCGCCTCGCTGGCTCTGCGAATGTCGCAGGTCGCCTGGGCGCTGCTGCCTGCGGGCGTGCTGCTGATGCTGGTCATCGCGCTGGGCACACCGGAACCGGCATTCCCGATCGGGCAGGGCCTGGTCTTCGCCGTCGTCAGCATCGCGTGGCTCGCGCTGCGGCAGATCTGGGCCCCGCAGAACACGGCGGTGTCGGTCAGCGAGATGCAGCCGTCGCGCGCGTCGCACATGCGCATGCGGCGGCTGCTCGCCGGCGTCGCCGTCGTGGCCGTCGCCGGCGGCGCGGGCGTCGCCACGGGCGCGCTCGCCGCACCGGCCGAACCTCGGCACGTCTTCCGCGACGTGATCATCCCCCCGTTCAACGTCCGCGACTACCCCAGCCCGCTCCAGGCATTCCGCAAGAACGTGCGCGATGACGTCGACGAGACGCTGTTCACGGTGCAGGGACTGCCCAAGGGCGCACGCATCCGCACCGCGGTCATGGACGAGTACGACGGCATGGTCTACAACGTCGCCGACGGGGGACCCACCTCGTCGAGTGCGTTCTCGCCGTTGCGCTCCAACATGTCCCCCGACGCCGAGGGGGTGCCGGTCACCCTCAAGATCGCCGTAGACGAATACGACGGGGTATGGATGCCGACCGCCGGGGCGTTGTCCGAGATCCGGTTCGACGGCGATCGTGCGGAGGAGTTGCGCCGCGGCACCTTCGTGAACACCGCGACCGGCACGGCGGTGGCCACGCCGAGGCTCCGAGCGGGCGATGAGTACTCGGTCGACGCGGTGATGCCGGCCATGCCCGACGATGACCAGCTCGCCGAGGTGGAGTTCGGAAAGGTCGCGGCGCCCAAGCAGAGCAACGTGCCCGAGGAGCTGACCTCTCTCGCGGCGGAGACCGTCGCCAACGCGGAGTCGCCCATCGAGCAGGTGCGCGCGCTGGAGAGCTTCCTCTCCGAAGGCGGATTCTTCAGCCATGGGCTCGAGGGGGAGGTGCTGTCCCGCGCCGGTCACACCGCCGAACGGATCACGACGCTGATCGGCGGCGACCAGATGATCGGCGACGACGAGCAGTATGCGGTGGCAATGGCGCTCCTGGCCGGGGAGGTCGGCATACCGGTGCGCGTGGTCATGGGCTACTACCCCGACGAGGAGCAGGAGGGTGAGGCTCTCTTCACCGCCACCGGCGACAACGTGCACGCCTGGGTCGAGGCCAACTTCGAGGGGGTCGGATGGCTCCCGTTCACCCCGACGCCTCCCGAGGACCAGGTTCCCAACGACCAGAACACCAAGCCGCGGGTCGACCCGAAGCCGCAGGTCCTGCAGCCGCCGCCCCCGCCGCAGGAGCCCGTCGATCTTCCTCCGACGCTGCCCGACGATCGCGAGTCCGAGGACGAGACCCTGAACATCGCCGGCATCCTCGGCGCCATCCTGCTCATCGGGGGGATCGCGCTGGCGATCATCGCCCTGCTGATGTCTCCGTTCATCGTGATCGGCGCCTGGAAGGCATCCAGACGTCGGTCGCGGCGCACGGCCGCGCGGACCGCCGACCGCATCAGCGGCGGCTGGGACGAGCTCACCGATCGCGCCGTCGACTACGGCGCCCGGCTGACCCCGGGTGGCACCCGACCGGAGGAGGCCGCGGCCGTCGTGGCGACGCTCGCCGTTCCCCGCGTCGCGGACCTCGCCCATCGGGCCGACGCCGACGTCTTCGGCCCGGCCGACCCGACCCCCGAAGACGTCGAGTCGTTCTGGAACGAGATCGACACGATCGTGGGGGGCCTGGGGGAGGATGCGGGATTCTGGAAGCGCACCAAGGCGCGTCTGAGCGTACGGTCGCTGCTCGGGGGCACGGCGATCTCGACCCGAATGCGCGGGCTCCGAGAGGCGGCGTCCGCGCGCGTCCGGCGCGAATCCGGCACGATCAAGAGCAGCACGAGCACAGCTGCCGCACCCGAGAGCGAGACCCCATGA
- a CDS encoding RDD family protein, which produces MTQPAAAQIAPISRRAIGFLIDAFIAAGLAIVLGGGLVVAATLAGGVEAMLTTLLIGGPILVLLLLAWFVVYTLMQAGAGSIGMRAQGLRLVSARDQAALGFGRTLLRNIIFGLTSSIVVGYFTPLFDGSGRFQGWHDKVAGSLMLDARATASAVSASDAAPATSAVTAPGRPVQPAQPAPAVAGIPPRPPQPAVPAPAPSGRTPAMAAPAQPAAPLTAPTRSRPGQTTPADEGPLIAFVPGITPASAHREAPAPTVAPEADSDLDATVLGYRATAPIAPVPPAVAPIAPVPPAVAPIAPVSPPVASATASEADAGETTVHAPEDTRISIPGHRLVFTWDDGTRVSVSRRTIFGRNPAPEDGAVVVPVRDETLSLSKTHFEAAAESSGGWVLDRHSTNGTTLVREGQRIACPAGQRVPVRLGDAIEIGDRIVTVGGYA; this is translated from the coding sequence ATGACGCAGCCCGCGGCCGCACAGATCGCGCCGATCTCCCGCCGCGCGATCGGCTTCCTCATCGACGCGTTCATCGCGGCCGGTCTGGCGATCGTCCTGGGCGGCGGCTTGGTGGTCGCTGCCACGCTCGCCGGCGGCGTCGAGGCGATGCTGACGACGCTGCTGATCGGCGGGCCGATCCTCGTGCTTCTGCTGCTGGCATGGTTCGTCGTGTACACGCTGATGCAGGCGGGTGCGGGCTCGATCGGGATGCGCGCCCAGGGCCTGCGTCTGGTCTCCGCACGTGATCAGGCGGCGCTGGGATTCGGGCGGACGCTTCTGCGGAACATCATCTTCGGCCTGACCAGCTCGATCGTGGTGGGGTACTTCACGCCGCTGTTCGACGGCTCCGGTCGTTTCCAGGGCTGGCACGACAAGGTCGCCGGTTCCCTGATGCTGGATGCGCGCGCGACGGCCTCCGCGGTGTCCGCCTCTGATGCCGCCCCAGCGACGTCGGCAGTCACGGCACCCGGACGACCGGTCCAGCCCGCGCAGCCGGCCCCCGCTGTCGCCGGCATCCCTCCTCGTCCGCCGCAGCCCGCGGTGCCGGCTCCCGCACCCTCCGGGCGCACGCCGGCCATGGCGGCGCCGGCCCAGCCCGCGGCGCCGTTGACGGCACCGACCCGGTCGCGTCCCGGCCAGACCACGCCCGCCGACGAGGGTCCGCTGATCGCGTTCGTGCCCGGCATCACCCCGGCGTCGGCGCATCGCGAGGCGCCGGCGCCGACAGTTGCGCCGGAAGCCGACTCGGATCTGGACGCGACGGTGCTGGGCTACCGTGCCACTGCGCCCATCGCGCCGGTCCCCCCGGCTGTTGCGCCCATCGCGCCGGTCCCCCCGGCTGTTGCGCCCATCGCGCCGGTCTCCCCGCCTGTTGCGTCCGCGACCGCCTCCGAGGCCGACGCCGGTGAGACCACCGTGCACGCCCCCGAGGACACCAGGATCAGCATCCCCGGGCACCGGCTCGTGTTCACCTGGGACGACGGCACGCGCGTGTCGGTGTCGCGGCGCACGATCTTTGGCCGCAATCCGGCGCCGGAGGACGGCGCCGTGGTCGTACCCGTTCGCGATGAGACCCTCTCGCTCTCCAAGACGCATTTCGAGGCAGCGGCGGAATCCTCGGGCGGCTGGGTGCTGGATCGGCACTCGACCAACGGCACGACCCTCGTCCGCGAAGGACAGCGGATCGCGTGCCCCGCGGGCCAGCGGGTGCCCGTGCGGCTGGGGGACGCGATCGAGATCGGCGACCGCATCGTCACGGTCGGGGGATACGCATGA